The Reinekea forsetii genome contains the following window.
TGGCCGGTCAATGATCTACAGATCAGCCTGCCGCTCAATCGGGTCGGTTGCTAACATGCTCTGGCTGCATATTCACTTTCCGCGCCTAGCCCTAGAAGCGCAGTTTATGGCCGACCCGCGACCGCTGCCGCAACTGCTGCTGATTCCCGGTCAGCACACCATCGCGCAATGCAACGCCGCCGCCGTCAGCCAGGGTGTAAGGGTCGGCATGAACAAGAAGACCGCCTTTTGCTTGCTCGCCGACTGCGCCATCGCCGACTATGACAGCCATTTAGAAGGCGAGTCACTCAACCAACTGGCCCTGCTCTGCTACCATCAGGCGGCGCAAATCAGCCTATTGCCACCTCAGGGCTTACTGCTCGAAGTCGGTTCCATGCTGCCGCTCTTTGCCGGCCTAGATGCCTATTGGCACGACTTGACTCAGCGCCTCGACAGCAGCGGCTTCGAATACCGTATGTCGACCGGCCATACGCCCTCGGCGGCGCGTATTCTCGCCGAGGCCGGACTTGGCCTGTGCAGCGACGACATCGAGGTTCTGCAACAAAACCTGCTCCAGCTGACAGTGGCACAGCTCGGCTTGCCGGCGCCATTGGTCGATAAACTGCAAGCCATGGGCATTCGCCAATACGGTCAGCTCAAGAGCACGCCGCGCAAGGAGCTTGGTTATCGCTTTGGCATAGACCTGATTGAACGCCTGCAGCGCTTGGAAACCGACAACCGACCGCCGGTCAGTTTTAAGCTGCCCGAGCGTTTTGCGCAGGTGATGCATCTCAACTATGACGCCGAACAGGCGCGCGGTCTGCTGTTTCCGTTGCGCCGCGCGTTGTTAAACCTCGAAGCCTATCTGCTCTCGCGTCAGCGGGTGTGTGAAAAGTTACTGATTAGGTTGGCGCACCGTGACGGCCGCAGGAGTCTGTTAACGATACCCTCGGTGCGCGGCTGTTACCGGCAAAGCGACTGGCTAGCCTTACTGCAGCTGCAGCTTGATCAGACCCAGCTGATCGATCCGGTGGTCAGCCTAACCCTGCGCGCCAAGGGCTTTTTACCCATGCAGGCGGAAAACGCCGATCTGGTTGGCGATCGCTATCTGCAGGGCGATGCCGATCGGATGCATGCTCTGTTATTGGCCCGACTCGGCGAAGACCGGGTGCAGACCCTAAAGGCCGAAGCCGACCCTCGCCCGGAGGTGGCCAGTCAGCTGCAAAATTCCCACAGCACGCGCAGCGCACAGTTTATGCGCCAGTGGCCAAGCCTACTCTTGCCCGAACCGAAGGCCATTCGGGTCCAGGAATACCAGCTGATCAGCGGTCCGGAGCGCATCGAAGGGGGCTGGTGGGATAATGGCCGGGTTCGACGCGACTACTACATTGGCCAACAGGGCCAGCAGCGCGTCTGGCTGTTTCGGCGCGACGATGGCGGGTGGTTTTTGCACGGTCTGTTTGCTTGACGCCTGTCACGCAGTGCCCAAAGCCGGGCCTGACAGGCTGGTCGTCAGCGTCCAGACAGGCTATATTGCCCGGCACATCGACCCCAGGAGCCCATTGAAAATGCAGGACGCGACGCAAATTCTGAATCAGGTATTTGGCTATACCGCCTTCCGCCCACCGCAGGGGGAGGTCATCGAGACGCTGCTCGGCGGCGGCGATGCCTTTGTGTTGATGCCCACCGGCGGTGGTAAGTCGCTCTGTTTTCAAATTCCGGCGCTGGCACGACCGGGCATCGGCATCGTTATTTCGCCACTCATTGCGCTGATGCAAGACCAGGTCGATGCCCTGTGCCAATCCGGCGTACGCGCCGCCTGCCTGAACTCGACCATGCCGCCGGGCCATAACGCCGAGATTGAGCGTCGCGCCGTGGCCGGCGATATCGATATTCTCTATATAGCGCCAGAACGACTGACCCAGGCGCAAACCCTAACGTGGCTGGCCCAGCTGCAGATCTCACTGTTCGCCATCGATGAGGCCCATTGCGTGTCGCAATGGGGCCATGACTTCCGTTCCGACTATCTCAAGCTCAGCCTGCTGCATGAACGCTTCCCGACCATTCCGCGCATCGCCCTGACCGCCACCGCCGATGAGCGCACTCGGGCCGAAATTATCGAGCGCCTGCAACTGGGCAATGCGCGCACCTTTATCAGCAGTTTCGACCGACCCAATATCGATTATCGGATCAGCCAAAAGCTCAAACCCAAGGATCAACTGCTCGACTTTATTCGCCAAGAACATGCCGAGCATGCCGGCATCGTCTATTGTTTGTCGCGCAAAAAGGTTGAAGCCACGGCGCTCTGGTTGCAGCAGCAGGGCTTTAATGCCCTGCCCTACCATGCCGGCCTAGATGCGACAGTACGGCAAACAAATCAGCGCCGCTTTCTCACCGAAGAGGCGGTGATTATCGTCGCCACCATCGCCTTTGGCATGGGCATCGACAAACCCGATGTGCGCTTTGTCGCCCACCTGGATCTGCCCAAGAGTGTCGAAGCCTATTATCAGGAAACCGGCCGAGCCGGACGTGACGGTCAGGCCGCCACCGCCTGGATGGTCTATGGCCTTGAGGATGTGATTAAGCTTAAGCAGATGATGGCCGGCTCGGACGGCGATGA
Protein-coding sequences here:
- the recQ gene encoding DNA helicase RecQ, whose protein sequence is MQDATQILNQVFGYTAFRPPQGEVIETLLGGGDAFVLMPTGGGKSLCFQIPALARPGIGIVISPLIALMQDQVDALCQSGVRAACLNSTMPPGHNAEIERRAVAGDIDILYIAPERLTQAQTLTWLAQLQISLFAIDEAHCVSQWGHDFRSDYLKLSLLHERFPTIPRIALTATADERTRAEIIERLQLGNARTFISSFDRPNIDYRISQKLKPKDQLLDFIRQEHAEHAGIVYCLSRKKVEATALWLQQQGFNALPYHAGLDATVRQTNQRRFLTEEAVIIVATIAFGMGIDKPDVRFVAHLDLPKSVEAYYQETGRAGRDGQAATAWMVYGLEDVIKLKQMMAGSDGDEQFKRLEQQKLNAMLGLAEITSCRRQVLLRYFGDRLPEPCGNCDNCLSPVATWDGTDASRKALSCVFRTGQRFGVGHLIDVLRGKNTDKVRQFRHDQVSTFAIGQDLSDTQWRSVYRQLVARGLINVLDEYGQLQLAEPSRALLKGESRIELRLDKAPSKTTRPGKSRTSVDIPAADSALWDALRACRSAIAKAQKVPPYVIFHDATLQQMLSVRPQSLAALGSIAGIGDKKREQYGAAFLAVLADFAA
- a CDS encoding Y-family DNA polymerase, coding for MLWLHIHFPRLALEAQFMADPRPLPQLLLIPGQHTIAQCNAAAVSQGVRVGMNKKTAFCLLADCAIADYDSHLEGESLNQLALLCYHQAAQISLLPPQGLLLEVGSMLPLFAGLDAYWHDLTQRLDSSGFEYRMSTGHTPSAARILAEAGLGLCSDDIEVLQQNLLQLTVAQLGLPAPLVDKLQAMGIRQYGQLKSTPRKELGYRFGIDLIERLQRLETDNRPPVSFKLPERFAQVMHLNYDAEQARGLLFPLRRALLNLEAYLLSRQRVCEKLLIRLAHRDGRRSLLTIPSVRGCYRQSDWLALLQLQLDQTQLIDPVVSLTLRAKGFLPMQAENADLVGDRYLQGDADRMHALLLARLGEDRVQTLKAEADPRPEVASQLQNSHSTRSAQFMRQWPSLLLPEPKAIRVQEYQLISGPERIEGGWWDNGRVRRDYYIGQQGQQRVWLFRRDDGGWFLHGLFA